From the genome of Treponema denticola:
GTGAGAGCAAAAAGAATTATTACCGCACTTACAAGCTGCGAAAGGACGGTTGCAAGGGCTGCTCCTCCTATTCCCCAATTGAATATTCCTATAAAAACTAAGTCTAAGATTACATTTAGTATTGAAGAAACTATCAGAGCATAAAATGGTGTTTTAGAATTTCCCATTGCGCGCAAAATTCCTGAGCCTATATTATAAAAAAGGGAAACGCTCATTCCTGCAAAATAAATTCTGACATAGCTCAATGTCATATTAAAAATATCTTTAGGAACGCCCATGACAAAAAGAAGCAGGGGCGAAATAAGAACTCCGATTATGGAAAGGCTTATGCCCATAATAAGGGTGAGGCCTATAGAAGTGTGAATTGAATAAAAGAGCTCTTTAGTTTTCTTTGCGCCGAATAATTGGGAGATAATAATTGCTGCTCCGGCTGAAAGGCCGCCGAAAAGGCTTATAGGCAATTTTAATAAACTGAAAACGGAATCAATGGCTGCAAGTCCTTCCTTACCTGTAAATTTTCCCACAATGACGGCATCGGTTGCCGTGTATAAGTGCTGAAAAAAGTTTCCGGCCAAGATGGGAAGAGTAAATATTATCAAAGTTTTCCAAATTGTACCTTCGGTAAGATCCAAATTTTTTTTGTACATAATTTTTTTCCGTTTTGAGATTCCCCGTTAAAATCTTGGATTTATAATAGAAATAAAATTAGAGCTTGTCAATTACCGATAACAAAACCAAGAGCTAGACAAAGCTATACATTTATAGTATAAAATAATATGAAGTACGGTATTTCTGCTATAGCTTTTGACATCGACGGGACTCTCTATCCTTCATGGCGTTTTAATTTACGGATAATTCCGTTTCTTTTAAAAAATTTTAATTTAATGTCTGCTTTTAATAAGACGCGCAAAGATATTAGATTATGGCAAGAAAAAAATCCGGACAAAGTTTTGAGCAATTTTTTTGATTTTCAAGCCGAAATATTATCAAAACACAGCGGAAAGACTCAGGAAGAAGTTAAAGCCTTTTTGGAGACTGAAATTTATACCGGCTGGAAAAAGCGTTTTGCGCGGATAAAGCCTTACTTTTTTGCAAAGGAAGCTATAGAAAAATTTAAAAGCGAGGGCTTGAAGATAGGACTTCTTTCGGATTTTTTACCTGAACAAAAAAATGATGTATGGGGAATTTTACCTCTATGTGATACCGCCTTGGGGAGTGAAACTATTGGAGCTCTTAAACCCTCTCCCTTACCTTTTCAAAAGCTGGCTGAGGACCTAGGGGTGCCTTGTAATAAGATTCTCTATGTTGGAAATAATCTTAAATATGATATTGCAGGGGCTAAATCTGCCGGAATGTACACGGCTTGTATAAAAGGATGGTTCTCCATATTGATAAAGAAAGTCTTTTTTCCAAAATCATCGGAAAACCCCGATATTTATTTTTCAAACTATCGCCAATTATTGAAATTTATGATATAATCTGATAATATGTAAGGTAGGTTTTTTCTGCTTTCAGATGAGGCCTAAGAGTAAAAAAAGGTGGGATTTTTTAATGACATATATTCTATTCGATCTGATAACATTGGTAATTTGTGTGGGTATTGTTCTTGCTTTTAGACAAAGCGATAAAAGTAACCGATCCATAGAAAAGGCTAAAAGGTACGGCGATAAAATCAGGGTGGATCTTGAGGAATTTGTAAACAAAAAAAATTCCGATTTAACGGACCTTTCTACCGAACTGGATGTTCAGCAAACAAGGGCTATAGCTACCGTAAAAAAACTTGACGATATCTATAAACAATTTTTAGAAAATACTGCAGGTATTGAAAAACGCTCTGCTGCTATTCAAGAAATCGACAGATATATTTCGCAATCGGAACAAACGATTCAAAAATTGATGGATATGACCTCCTTAGCCGAAAAAAACTTAACTGAAATTACACAGGAGGCGGATTTTGTAGACTCTCTTGCAAAATCGATTAACGGCGCAAAGCTTGAACTTCAAAAACTCACAGAAACGATACCTGAATTACAGCAAAATTTTGCAGCTGAAGCTGATGCAAAGCTTAGTGAATATAAAAATAAAATTTTAGAAGAAATGGGGCTTGTAATAAGGGATGTAGAAAGCCGTCTTTTTTCGGCGCAAAAAGATACGGGAGAATTATTAGAAGTTACCTCCATTAAACTTCAGGATCTTTACAGGGAAGCCTATAATTCGGCTGCCGATAAGGCTGGGTCCCTGCAAGAAGCTGCATTTGCCAAGTTGAAGGAAGAAACAGCTGAAAGAGTTCAAAACTACCGAAAAGAATTTGAGGAAACAGCTTCCGAGATTGAAGCCCAAATGAATGATAATTTAAGTATGACAAGGCAAATAGCTTCGGAATTTAAAACGGAATGGGAAGCTCAAGCTAAAGATTATCTTGCTCAAATGAATTCTGATTTTTCCGAAAAAGAAGAAAATATTTCTTCCCGTATAGATTCCATTTCAGAAAGGTTAAAGGAAGTTGAAAATGCAGTTTCGGTAAGATCGGATGCTCTGTCTGCCGACTTGAACCAAACAGAATCAACTATGCGTTCTCAATTTAATTCTTTGGCTTCAAATTTCCAAGACAATGTAAATTCTTTAGCTAAATTTACAGACAAAAAATTAAATGAATTTAGAATTCAAACGGAAGATAGGTTCACTAAATTTGAACAGGCTATTGCAAATGTAGATGTTCTTAAGGAAGAAATTGAAAAACTTCAAGCCGGTATTAAAAATGAGATAATGGCCGATTTTTCATCTTATGTAAACGCTTCAAAGCAAAGTCAGCAAAACTTTTTTAACGAGTTTACTAATAATTCCGAAAAAATCCGTGAACGGATGAAAGCTATCGATGCAGGTATAGATGACCTAAAATCTAAGGCCTATACTAATGTTTCGGAAAAACTTCAAATGTTTGAAGACGAGTTTTTCTCTGACCTTGCAAAACGCAGCGAGGCTATAAACTTAAGCTTTGATCAGTGGAAAGAAGATGTATCGGCAAACATGGCTCTTCTTGCTTCTGAAAATGAATCAGCTAGAAAAGATTTGGAAGAAAAGTATAAAGCTGAGCTTAGAAGCCGGCTTAGTCAGACAGCCGACGAATATAAGACTCTTTTTGCAAAACTTGATGGGCGGGTTAAAGAAATTGAAATAGGTTTAAATGCACGGGTTTCAGCTGTCGACGGTACTGTAGAGCAATATATAGAGTCCTTCAGGGCAGATGTTGATCAAATAAAAACAAAGGCTTCTCAACAGCTTGAAAATGAACTTGCATCTTATAAGGCTCAAGTACATGAGGCTATTTCTCTTCAAAACGGCGAGCTGGAAAGTACCTCAAAAAATTTGCAGGAGAAACTGCTTTCAATCCGCGAAGAGTCGGAGGCTCAGTTAGAAGTTATCAAAAAAGATTTTGAGTCATGGAAAAACCGGACGGATCAGCAATTTACGGATGCCCGTTCTTTCTTTGATGATAAGATTACAAATTTTGCGGGCCTAACTGAAAATGCCATTAAAAATCTTGATACCAAATATAATGCCCAGTATAAAGATTTTATAGCAAAGAACGGTGAAACTTTTAATGGTATTCAGGCAAAGTTAAATTCCGTTGATGATAAGATTGCATCTGCAAATAAGGCTATTGAAGAACATGCTGCCAAAGTAACAGACCGTTTTGATACTGAGGCAGAAAAACTAAATGAGGTAATCAATAAGAAAATTAAAGAAGCCTCCTCTGAAGCCGAGTACTCGGTACAAAGTATTAACGATATGATTCTTCAGGTGCGGACCTAACTTGATGAATCCCAAGAAAAGGTCAGGGAAAAGATACAAGCAGATTCCGATCGTCTTAGTGCGGTAATTGAAGAAATTGATAAAAAACAAAATGCTTTTATATCTCAAACAAAAGTTTTTGACCGTGCGGATGAATTGAAAGAAGGTTTGGAAAAGGATATTGCCGCCCTTAAAAACGAGGTTACTAAATTTGAAGTTTACAAAAATGCAATGGAAGATCTGGCTCTTCAATATGAAAAGGTATCTCATCTGGAAGAAGATGCCAAACAAAAAGTAAACCGTTTTATAAATGAGCGTAAGAACATTGAACTCCTTGAAGGTGAGTTTATAAAGCTTAATGCTCTTTCAGATTCTATGGATAAAAAAATAATTGAGCTGACGGCTGTAAATGACGACCTTCAGCAATATCAGGTGCAAATACGCAGAATTGAAGAGAGTATAGGCGATGTAAATACACGCTACGAAAGATTGGAAAAAAAGGATGCCGTTTTAAATCAGACTTTGGAAAGCATAGATTCTGCTTTTGAAAATTTAAAGGAACTGGAGTCTGACATTAAAAACTTTAAAACCGAAGTAAATGCAATTCCGCCTGAAATGGAAAAGATAAAGCTTACGCTTGAAACTCTTTTGGCAAATCAGGGAAGGGCAGAGGCTGTCTGTGAAAAGATAGAAAGTGTAGATGTTGCCCTAAATGATTTAAATTCAAAAATGGATAACTTAAAACAGGCTCGAGGCTGGCTTGCCGCCACTGAAACCAGACTAAAAGAAATCTCAAGCGAATCCGAAGCTCAGCTAAAACTTATGGCCGATCTCTTTAAAGGCGAAAAACCTGAGAGGAATGAAAGCGGAAGTCCTTCAATAAGCGTTCAAGAAAATGTACTAAAACTTTCTAGGCAGGGATGGAAAAACAGTGAAATTGCAAAAGCTTTAAATCTATCTTTAGGCGAAGTAGATCTTATTCTTGAGTATTCGGATAAAAGATAAGGCATGAGGCAAGGGCGGCAACGGCCTTGCCTTTTCCTATTATACCTATTCCCTCACCGGTTTTGGCTTTTATAAAAATTTGATCTTTTTCTATTTTTAAAATGGCTGCTATTGATTTTCTTATTTCTTCTCTGAAGGGAAGGATTTTAGGTTCTTCGATTATTATTACGCAGTCGATGTTTTGAATTTTCCAGCCTTGTGCGTTTATTTTTTTCCAGACTGTTGATAAAAGGTCTGCCGAATTTGCATCTTTCCATTTTTTATCGCTCGGCGGAAAAAATTCTCCTATGTCGCCCATTCCGCAGGCTCCAAGAAGGGCATCGGTTATAGCATGAAGGAGGACATCTCCATCCGAGTGGGCTTTTTCACCTTTTTTAAAAGGAATATGAACGCCTCCCATCATAAGCTTTTTTCCTCGGACTAAGCGGTGTAAGTCATAGCCTAGGCCTGTTCTCATTTTATATCTTCCTTAAAAGTTATTTTTTTGTTGAAAACTTCTCCCGTGCAGATAAAAACATCTCCGGCAAATTCCGCATAAATTTCGCTGTCATCGGTATATTCTTTTCCGTTTCCTAAAGCTTGTTTGTGAGCCTCTAATATTTTTTTAAAGTCAAAACCTTGAGGTGTCTGTACCGAATATACTGAACTTCTTTTTAAGTGTTGAGTTATTTTGCCTGATTTATCTATGATTTTTTGTGTATCAACGGCTTGATATCCGGGGATTACCGCACCCTGCTTGCTTAACCCATTACAGACTCGTTTTATAAGCTCAGGGCTGACCCATGGGCGGGCTCCGTCATGAATTAGCACGAAGTTAAAATCGGCTTTGTTTTTTTCTTTAAGCTCTTCAAGTTCGGTAAGAGCATTGAAGACTGAAGCTTGCCGCGTATCGGCTCCTGCTGTAAAGATTATTTTTGTGTTTTTTTCAAGCAGAGCTTTTTTTATTCTTTTATCGTTAAAAATTAAATTATTTATTTCAGGAATATCTTTGGCAGGTAGGGTAATAGTCAAAACGGAAAACAATCCGGTTTGTAAAAATTTAAAAAGACATTCGGAGAGAACTGTAACACCCTCTCCGTATTCAGGCAATTTTAAATATTCTTTTTTTGTTCCAATTTTCATTCTTTCGGATTTGCCTGCTGCCGTTATAACCGCTGCAAATCCTAAACTTTTAATCGTCCTCATAGTCCGAATCTTCTATGTCATCATCATCCATATCGTCATCGTCAAGTCTTTCATCATCATTTGCGATTAAATCGTCATCATCATATTCATCTTTGAATTTTTCTATCGGCCCGCCAAGAGGTTCAAGGTGCAAGTGGATTGAGGCTTCTACTTCTGCCTTTGTCATCTTCATGGCGGCAGCTATTTCGTCTTGAAAAATTCTATAGGCAGAATCATAAAGTTTTCTCTCCTGAATCGGGAGCTCCTTTGTTTTACTGCGCTGGTAGAGGGAGCGTACAACAGAAGCTGTGTTTAAAATTTCTCCGCTTTTAAATAGATCCATATTCATTTGGTAGCGTGCTTTCCAATCGATTGGAATCGGCTCAAAATCTTCAGAGAGAAATTTAAGAGCAGCTTCGGCTTCGGCCTTTGTTACTATACGTCTGATTCCGAGGTTATCAATTCCGGTAATGGGAACTAAAACCGTCATATCGGAATCGGATAGATAAATAACATAATAGTCTATAACTTCGCCGGCTATCTCTTTTTTTGTGATATCGGTTATAGTACCAACGCCCTGGCCAGGGTAAACAACGACTTCTTTTGCGGAAAAAACCAATTTCTTACTCATAAGTGAAGTCATTATAGCATAAATATCTTTTTTAGTCTACGAGGCCGAATCTAGCTGTACGAAAATGCACTGTCTCCTATAAATTCCCGCAATATGGACTGTCCGTGTACAAAACTGGCCGGCAGGGGTA
Proteins encoded in this window:
- a CDS encoding CarD family transcriptional regulator, producing the protein MSKKLVFSAKEVVVYPGQGVGTITDITKKEIAGEVIDYYVIYLSDSDMTVLVPITGIDNLGIRRIVTKAEAEAALKFLSEDFEPIPIDWKARYQMNMDLFKSGEILNTASVVRSLYQRSKTKELPIQERKLYDSAYRIFQDEIAAAMKMTKAEVEASIHLHLEPLGGPIEKFKDEYDDDDLIANDDERLDDDDMDDDDIEDSDYEDD
- the ispF gene encoding 2-C-methyl-D-erythritol 2,4-cyclodiphosphate synthase, with amino-acid sequence MRTGLGYDLHRLVRGKKLMMGGVHIPFKKGEKAHSDGDVLLHAITDALLGACGMGDIGEFFPPSDKKWKDANSADLLSTVWKKINAQGWKIQNIDCVIIIEEPKILPFREEIRKSIAAILKIEKDQIFIKAKTGEGIGIIGKGKAVAALASCLIFYPNTQE
- a CDS encoding SpiroCoCo family coiled-coil protein, coding for MTYILFDLITLVICVGIVLAFRQSDKSNRSIEKAKRYGDKIRVDLEEFVNKKNSDLTDLSTELDVQQTRAIATVKKLDDIYKQFLENTAGIEKRSAAIQEIDRYISQSEQTIQKLMDMTSLAEKNLTEITQEADFVDSLAKSINGAKLELQKLTETIPELQQNFAAEADAKLSEYKNKILEEMGLVIRDVESRLFSAQKDTGELLEVTSIKLQDLYREAYNSAADKAGSLQEAAFAKLKEETAERVQNYRKEFEETASEIEAQMNDNLSMTRQIASEFKTEWEAQAKDYLAQMNSDFSEKEENISSRIDSISERLKEVENAVSVRSDALSADLNQTESTMRSQFNSLASNFQDNVNSLAKFTDKKLNEFRIQTEDRFTKFEQAIANVDVLKEEIEKLQAGIKNEIMADFSSYVNASKQSQQNFFNEFTNNSEKIRERMKAIDAGIDDLKSKAYTNVSEKLQMFEDEFFSDLAKRSEAINLSFDQWKEDVSANMALLASENESARKDLEEKYKAELRSRLSQTADEYKTLFAKLDGRVKEIEIGLNARVSAVDGTVEQYIESFRADVDQIKTKASQQLENELASYKAQVHEAISLQNGELESTSKNLQEKLLSIREESEAQLEVIKKDFESWKNRTDQQFTDARSFFDDKITNFAGLTENAIKNLDTKYNAQYKDFIAKNGETFNGIQAKLNSVDDKIASANKAIEEHAAKVTDRFDTEAEKLNEVINKKIKEASSEAEYSVQSINDMILQVRT
- a CDS encoding SpiroCoCo family coiled-coil protein — encoded protein: MDKKQNAFISQTKVFDRADELKEGLEKDIAALKNEVTKFEVYKNAMEDLALQYEKVSHLEEDAKQKVNRFINERKNIELLEGEFIKLNALSDSMDKKIIELTAVNDDLQQYQVQIRRIEESIGDVNTRYERLEKKDAVLNQTLESIDSAFENLKELESDIKNFKTEVNAIPPEMEKIKLTLETLLANQGRAEAVCEKIESVDVALNDLNSKMDNLKQARGWLAATETRLKEISSESEAQLKLMADLFKGEKPERNESGSPSISVQENVLKLSRQGWKNSEIAKALNLSLGEVDLILEYSDKR
- a CDS encoding IspD/TarI family cytidylyltransferase; this translates as MRTIKSLGFAAVITAAGKSERMKIGTKKEYLKLPEYGEGVTVLSECLFKFLQTGLFSVLTITLPAKDIPEINNLIFNDKRIKKALLEKNTKIIFTAGADTRQASVFNALTELEELKEKNKADFNFVLIHDGARPWVSPELIKRVCNGLSKQGAVIPGYQAVDTQKIIDKSGKITQHLKRSSVYSVQTPQGFDFKKILEAHKQALGNGKEYTDDSEIYAEFAGDVFICTGEVFNKKITFKEDIK
- a CDS encoding HAD family hydrolase translates to MKYGISAIAFDIDGTLYPSWRFNLRIIPFLLKNFNLMSAFNKTRKDIRLWQEKNPDKVLSNFFDFQAEILSKHSGKTQEEVKAFLETEIYTGWKKRFARIKPYFFAKEAIEKFKSEGLKIGLLSDFLPEQKNDVWGILPLCDTALGSETIGALKPSPLPFQKLAEDLGVPCNKILYVGNNLKYDIAGAKSAGMYTACIKGWFSILIKKVFFPKSSENPDIYFSNYRQLLKFMI